In Dehalococcoidales bacterium, a single window of DNA contains:
- a CDS encoding YfcE family phosphodiesterase has product MLIGLISDTHIPDHVRALPPKLEEVFRGVELILHAGDIYLPSVLDELELIAPVLAAEGDDDPFSIKNDPRVKWNQVINIDGVTIRLMHDKLWATVPFPQEASKNENHSPQVIVFGHTHSPSLQRKNGLLLVSPGSATFPNYKNELGTVGLLEIDSGKAEARIIQLQ; this is encoded by the coding sequence ATGCTTATTGGACTAATCTCGGATACTCACATACCCGATCATGTCAGGGCACTCCCTCCTAAATTAGAGGAGGTCTTTCGTGGCGTCGAGCTGATTTTACACGCCGGGGATATTTATCTTCCTTCCGTCCTGGACGAACTGGAGCTTATTGCTCCGGTACTGGCCGCTGAGGGTGACGATGACCCTTTCTCTATAAAGAATGACCCTCGTGTAAAGTGGAACCAGGTCATTAATATTGATGGCGTTACTATCCGGCTGATGCACGATAAGCTCTGGGCTACAGTGCCTTTTCCCCAGGAAGCTTCAAAAAACGAAAACCATTCTCCTCAAGTCATCGTCTTCGGTCATACCCACTCTCCCTCACTGCAAAGAAAGAACGGACTGCTACTGGTCAGCCCCGGCAGCGCCACTTTCCCCAACTATAAAAACGAACTGGGTACGGTAGGTCTGCTGGAGATCGACTCCGGTAAAGCTGAGGCTCGAATCATACAGCTCCAGTAG
- a CDS encoding peptide ABC transporter substrate-binding protein, translating into MIKRTLYILTVIILVSSLLLFYLPSGCQFGQIAAPVSPGEGEVLNLYGIDPNTLDPAVAGEANSHRYIMQLFSGLVRLDDNLEPAPDIAREWRVSDDGRTFTFELRRGVRFHDGREVKAGDFEYAWRRAADPATGSLTAATYLGDIVGVSDVLSGKSQDISGVRVLDDYTLQVTIDAPKSYFLSKLTYVTAFVVDRNNVASGSKWWQQPNGTGPFKLKQWEENSLFVLERNGLYYGQTARVSSVVFHLWSGVPMNLYETGEIDVTEVGIDYIDKVSDEAGPFYDDLVIVPELSFSYVGFNATRPPFDDAKIRQAFSMAIDKEKLVSLVFRDMMQPADGILPPGMPGFNESLRGLDYDVNRAQQLIRESSYGDVSKLPQITITTGGWGGLISQGLEAIVYQWRQNLGVEVKVRQMEPQRFFYFLKEEKDEMFDLGWIADYPHPQDFLDVLFRSGAENNYGEYRNPEVDALLDDANVELDEALSLTLYRQAEQKLVEDAASLPLWFGQNYILVKPYVEGYRVNPMGFVMLNEVSVKPH; encoded by the coding sequence ATGATAAAAAGAACTCTATATATATTAACGGTGATAATACTGGTAAGCAGCTTGCTGCTATTTTATTTACCCAGCGGCTGTCAGTTCGGGCAGATAGCCGCGCCGGTATCTCCCGGTGAAGGGGAGGTACTCAATCTTTATGGCATTGACCCGAACACGCTTGATCCGGCGGTTGCCGGTGAAGCGAACTCTCACCGCTATATCATGCAGTTGTTCAGCGGTCTGGTACGTCTTGATGATAACCTGGAACCGGCCCCGGATATCGCTCGGGAGTGGCGGGTCAGTGATGACGGCAGGACTTTTACGTTCGAGCTAAGGCGTGGTGTCAGGTTCCATGACGGCAGGGAAGTTAAAGCCGGAGATTTTGAGTATGCCTGGCGGCGTGCCGCTGACCCGGCTACAGGCTCACTGACAGCCGCCACTTACCTCGGGGATATTGTTGGCGTAAGTGATGTCCTGTCCGGCAAAAGCCAGGACATCAGCGGCGTTCGTGTTCTTGATGATTATACTCTTCAGGTAACAATAGATGCTCCCAAGTCTTATTTCCTGTCCAAGCTGACCTATGTCACGGCGTTCGTGGTGGACAGGAACAATGTGGCATCGGGGAGCAAGTGGTGGCAGCAGCCGAACGGTACCGGTCCCTTTAAGCTTAAACAGTGGGAGGAGAATAGTTTATTTGTCCTGGAGAGGAACGGGCTTTATTACGGACAGACGGCCAGGGTCAGTTCAGTAGTCTTTCACCTGTGGAGCGGTGTGCCGATGAACCTTTATGAGACCGGGGAGATTGATGTCACTGAAGTTGGTATTGACTACATTGATAAGGTTAGCGATGAGGCCGGGCCGTTCTACGATGACCTGGTCATAGTCCCTGAGTTGAGCTTCTCTTATGTTGGTTTCAACGCGACCAGGCCGCCCTTTGATGATGCCAAAATCCGCCAGGCTTTCTCGATGGCTATAGATAAGGAAAAACTCGTCTCTCTGGTGTTCCGGGATATGATGCAGCCGGCTGATGGCATCCTGCCTCCCGGTATGCCCGGCTTCAATGAGAGCTTACGGGGGCTGGATTATGATGTGAACCGGGCGCAGCAGCTAATCAGGGAATCCAGCTATGGGGACGTATCTAAACTGCCCCAGATTACCATTACCACCGGGGGCTGGGGTGGCTTGATTTCCCAGGGACTGGAAGCTATCGTTTATCAGTGGCGGCAGAACTTGGGGGTTGAGGTCAAGGTGAGACAGATGGAACCGCAGAGGTTCTTTTACTTCCTCAAGGAAGAGAAGGATGAGATGTTTGACCTGGGCTGGATTGCCGACTACCCGCACCCGCAGGACTTTCTGGACGTTCTCTTTCGCAGTGGGGCTGAGAACAATTACGGCGAGTACCGTAACCCTGAAGTGGACGCCTTGCTGGATGATGCCAACGTGGAACTGGACGAAGCTTTGAGCCTGACCCTGTACCGGCAGGCTGAACAGAAGCTGGTTGAGGATGCCGCCTCTTTGCCGTTATGGTTCGGGCAAAACTATATCCTGGTCAAACCTTATGTTGAAGGGTACCGGGTGAACCCCATGGGTTTTGTGATGCTGAATGAGGTCTCGGTCAAGCCTCACTAG